The window GACACCCATTTATCCTGCAGGGAAACAGATACCCTGCTCTAGCCCTggctgctgcctcagtttccccagtgttCGTGATCTAGCGCAGCATCTCCGTACCCACTGCCCACCCACACAGTCACTGGAAGGTAAGATGAGGGTTGCTGCTAGTGAGACAGGTTAGGGTGAAGGATAGGCAGAGCCCCCAGAGTTAGTTTTAACCACCCCACACCACATCTGCGCTTTATCCCTACCAGGCAAACTCTTCCGATGCTCAGCGCTGAGCTGCACTGAGAGTTTCcccagcatgcaggagctggTAGCCCACGGCAAGCTGCATTACAAGCCCAATCGCTACTTCAAGTGAGAGCCTGTCCATCCCCTCTGTCGACCCCCAGATCGTTAGTGCTTCCTACTGTGTATGGAGGAAGGGGGGGTTGAAGTCTGAGCGTGGCCTGGGAAGCCAGCCCCAACCATGCATGGAAAACTGATGTGCATCAGGAGTAAGTCGTTCTGGCTACAGGCTCAGTTTGGAGGTGCAGGGTATACATGCTGTGGTTCTGTCCAGTTCCACCTCGTGTCTTATGTGGGAAACTGACACCTCAGTAAAACCAAACTTGAGATTCTGAGCCGGAAAGGTTCAGAAGGATTAAGACTGCAGTAAAGGAGGGCATGTAGGCCAAGCTCCTACCCAGGTTCTGATATACCCTTCCCACACCTTGATCCCTGGATAGCAATGGATAGGCCCCTCCTGTTGCCCGGGAGATACTCGAGTTCTGTGCCTGCCCCCAGGTGTGAAAATTGCCTCCTGCGCTTCCGCACTCACCGTTCGCTCTTCAAGCATCTGCATGTTTGTATAGACCATGGTCAGAACCCAGCCCCGCCACCACCCCCTGCCCTGGACAAAGAGCCACCTTTACCCGAGCGTCCCCCAGAGTCCGACCCTTCATCTTCCCTCGGCCTACCATTCCCACTACTTGAGCCTTTCACCTCTGCCCCCGCTGGGCCCTTCCTTCCGTATTTGAACCCTGCACCCTTTGGCCTAAGTCCCCCTCGACTGCGCCCATTCCTGGCTGCCACTGCAGGGCCACCAGCATCCAGTCCTGCCATCTGGAAGAAGAGTCACGGTGAGTATAGGAGCAGGTTGCCTGCAAAGCTGGCTGAGTCCACCCTTATTCTGAACTTGAACTGCTTCTTTCCTGTAGGTGCTACTAGTAGTCCCAGAAGACCTCAGGGCGGCTCCGATGCACCCTCAGGTGCGTGCAGGTGACCACCAGGGCAGGGTGGATGGGGCCTTCATTCCTGTGCCCTGTACATGCCTTGTGAATGCTGGAAAGTGTCTGTCCCttaaaaatacatgatttttacctttaaaaagacTGGTACCTCTGCCTTCATCTGCGCTGGCGTTCCTGTGTAAACATTTGCATCTTGTCCACCAATCTCTGAGTGGTCTTCTCCTGTGGTGGGACCAGGGATAGGAGGCAAACGTGGTGCCTGCAGTGATGAGCAGTCAAGCCCAGGAAGAAGAATCCAGCTTGCCTGGATCCTGGAAGCTGAGGGGGATGGGCCCAGGGAATAGTCTAATCTGTTCTGGCTGACGTATATCATCCATGGTTGAAAGGCTCTCTGGAGGGAGACCGAGGACTCActgaggcctgcctgcctgcctgccaggctAATGGCCCCCAGCCACATTGTGTGGGAACACACAGATGGCCACTATGCCTGTATACAATGTGTGACTTCTTCATGGCCTCTTGGCCCGCCTCCACAACCTCCAGGTCCACCTCCCTAGTGACCCCACAGCCCTGACACCTGGGTTCCTTGGTGCCAACACCCAGTTGGTAAGGCTGAGTAATGTTCAGGCATAGAGCTAGAGGCAAGGGATTCAGCCCAGGCCCAGCTGGCCCCTCCTCAACTCTACACAGACACAACCCTGTTTGCTCCTGGGGTATCAAAACTGTCAGAGGGAAAGAATCTAGTTTTATTGAAGCTTTGAACTCTTGGGCTGAATGGGAGGGAACACAGGTTTTTATCATTTgaggagggagagaatagagGAGGCACATTGAACCAGTGTGTGTTGTATCTTGGGACCCTTATCCCccagataagattttttttaatgtttttattttttgaaagagcatgagtgtgtgtgtgtgtacacaagtataATGCTcatggagaccaaaagagggtatAGGATCTGAaagcacttgtgagctgccagggtgggtgctggggaccaaacttgggtcttctgtaagagcagaatgGGAGTGAACTTTTTTAGAGTGACagttaatctttttattttagagttaACTTTTAACTGCTCAGTCCTCTCCGGCAACTCCTCCAAATAAGCACTAGGCTGCTACCTATGGGACTAAGGTGTTCACACACCATGGGAAGGGGACTTAGAATTGGCTTCACAGAATCTGACCCTCATCAGCACTCCTGTTTTCCTAGTACCTCAGCCATGGAATCGGTCTCCAGCTCAGTGCCCACCCTAGCCAGCTGTAGATAGGGGTAGTCAGTGCCCACTGTTCTGTTCCACAACTTAAAGAAACTAGATAGAATAGGGTTGCTTTTTTTCTCCAGGTAattttcctttattgaaaataaaataaaataaaataggcatagtggcacatgcccttaatcccagcacttgggaggcagaggtaaatggatctctgagtttatggccagcctgttctacagagctagatctaggatagtcaggactacacagagaaactctgccttgaaaaataacaagctgtgttatttttaattccagcacttgggaggcagaggcaggcagatttctgagttcaaggccagcctggtctatagagtgagttccaggacagccagggctatacagagaaaccctgtctcgggaaaaaaaaattttttttttcatagctcaCTGTGTTCAACCCTGATGGCCTGTGTGAGTTGGgtgggaaaagaaaatcaagtatcCAAAGTTGTCCTTTGGATATATATTAAGCTCCGAGGATAAagcattgtggcacacacctttaatcccagcacttggcaggcagatctctgtaaaatCAAGTCCTGATGATCTAAGTGAAAAGGTCCAGCCAGGATACATAGtgaacactgtctcaaaaaggtggtgggggtggggtgtgggaagCCCCAAGGTGTGGCACAGCTAAGCTCTTGGAAAACAGAGGATGATCACTATTAAGTTCAcaccatcctgggctacataacattGTCTCAAGAATTTTTGTTAAGTATGAAGAATTAgtcgggcagtggtagcacacgcctttaatcccagcatgtaggaggcagaggcaggtggatttctgagttcgaggccagcctggtctacagagtgagttccagaacagccagggctatacagagaaaccctgtctcaaaaaacaaaaaagtatcaAGAATTAGGAAGGCAATGTGGAAATCTAGGTCTGAGTAAACTCTGAGCTCTTCTGATTAGAACCTCCTCCCCTCCTGATGTCAGTGGGTTCAGAGAGAGGAAAAGCCTTGGGTGGCTGTAGTTGAGGAGTTGGAGCAGGGCAAGATGGACAACTGAACTTTATCTGCATCTTCCTTTCAGTCAGCAAACCTGTTGTTGCTGGCTTCTGCCCTAATCTCCATCCTGGAGAGTCTGGGGTCCATTTGAAAATGTACTAAggatggggatgtagctcagtacagtatttgcctagcatgcactaaGCCTTGGGCTCTtaccccagcaccacataaaccaggcatgctAGTAAGTGCATACATTTTCTCCTGAATTTGGAGGGGGTGGGAGAGTGGACTCtggaggattaggaattcaaggtcattctggcTAGATATGGAATATGTCTATATTTAGATATGGATATGTGGACACTTATCCCCACCTCATATACATCCACAAAGAAAATATGGTGCCTTGCCTCTGTTCAAGTCCAGTGGCAGACTGGCCATGCCTCTGGGAAATAGAAGTCCAGTGTGGTGTTCAGCCATTACCTAGACGTTGGTCTTAACCTCTCTGTCTGGCTAGGGCATCCCCTCCTTTCCCAGTCAGAGCACCTGTGGAGCAGCCTTTCACCAGTGTTCCTCAGTGCCCCTATAGCTCTGTGGATAAAGactccttgggctggagagatggcatagtaGGTACAAacaggatctgagttcagattcccagcagccattttaaaatgatatggtagcacatgtctgtaacccaGTACTGGGGATATGGAGGAAGACAGTCATCCTTGGGGTttgatggccagccagtctagccaaaacaGTTAAAGGTTCCattgaaagaccttgtctcaaagtgaAGTAACTGAGGAAGGCATTCTAATATTAACTTCTGTCTGGTTTCCATATGTGCTGGCATGGTTGCCTGTACCCCACATGTAcactacacacagaaacacagatccTGTTCTAGTAGCCCACAAGGCTCCTTAAACCTCCCCCATCTTCTTCCATGGCCATACTCTTGATACCTGCTTCTTCTGGGAAATGTAagaatctggaaaagaaaaaccctaaCCTTCCTTGGTACCACCCCCGTTTGTCTCACTCACAACTTCCTTGTATCCTACCTTTAAATCAGAATTACATACTATCACCTCTTTGTCCTGGTATCTAGAGCCTAAAGGTGACAGTAGTCACCTGCTAAGCTAGGTCTTCCAGGCCCTACAGCCCTGTCATAGCCCCATCTTCTTTAGCTACACTGTTTGTAGGATCCAGAGAATGATTTACAGCAGCCACACTTGGTTTTGAATGAGTTTATTAAGCCAAAGTAAAAGATTAAATAGCAAGTGATTagtaggaaaggaaaagggaaggaaggggagggaagaaagagatagGTAGATACCTAGGACTTtttgaccagccagtctagcaaaaAGCTAGCTTCAAGTtctgagaccttgcctcaaaaaataagttgAAGACACTGATGGCAACCATTAACCTCTGCAAACATGCACCCACACAAAATGGGATCTTCTGGATGAAAGGGGTTGAGTGGGAAGACTAGGAGATTCTGGGATTTCCTGTCCCAGAAACTTAATACTGGGGGTCAGATACTAGAGACATGCAGAATTTCCACTGCATCCCATTTGCTGCTCAAAGTACCTGTCTAACCTTGCTTTATTTACACATGCCCATCTTTGCTCTTCTGGAAGCCTTGTGGATCCCCATCCCTACCCCTACCCACACTTGTGCCACCCCACTTCCTGCTTCTGAATCCCCATACTCCCCAACCTCCTCCCCTTTAAACTGGAACTCCACAGTGTTCTACCTCCAACTCCCACATAAGCAATAAGGTCATCCTAGTGCTCCATCTTCCCAGCAGAGAATGCCCAAGAGTGTCAGTGTGGGAAAAGCGTCTGCtggcaggaacttaagcagctGCTCAGAGACAAGGCTGACTTGAATAGAGGGAACAATTCCTGGAGATTTGTCTGCAGAGTCAGGTTTCAGGCTACCTCTTGGCAGTTATGCACTATCAGTTCTGTCACCTGAGGGATGCCAAATTGCTTATATTTATCCTGAGAGGTAGAGAGCAGCAACAACCCCAGATGGATCCCAGCTCATGCATCTGGACCATGCTCCTGCTCCCTCCTTCAAAGAACTCCCAAATCTTCCAGGCACACCACAATAATTTATTTGGCCCTCAATTGTTTTAGGCTTCTAGTTCCATAGTTTAGAACCACTGGGTCATGCTTATGCAGGCCAAATACAGAGTAGAGAGGCATCTGGCAGCCATGCTGGGAGTTTACCAAGCACCCTGCACACTCCAGTTGGGTCACCTGCCATTCAACCCTTTTAGCTTGTGCTGGCTTTGACTGCCTACTGTGTGCTTTCAGGCCAGCataaagatcagaggacagctgtgaGGTTGGTTTTTCCCCTCCAccttatgtgggttccaggaatcaaactaaGTTCATCCAGTTTGTCTGGCACATGTTTTAACCATAACCACAACCCCTAACAACCTCACTGGCCcattgttttcagttttgaaattGGGTCTCCACTCAATTACCAAACCTGAATTGAATGTGTGATCCATCAGCCACACTCTCAGccagtagctgggattataggtgtggcTTCTTTCATATTTCTACCTCTGACTCCATTCACCAAGAATCTGGAAACTATCCACTTAAGAGACTCCTGTAAAAGCAGACTCATCTCTAGGAACTATGACCCAAGACAGGAAAACAGAAGCATCAGAATCTTGATGCTATGTGCTAAAATAAAGGAGGTGTGTCTCCCAACCTAAGctgctttctttccatttaaataaGCTCATGAAACCTTACCTGGCTCATTTCCAAGAGTTATACAGGTCCTTGCTACTCCATCAGTCTCATAATACCCAGCAGTAGACTCATCACCTAAGTCAAAgcatgcatttattttgtttctaagatTGGGTTTGCTGTGTGTGTTCCTTGCTACACTGAAGCTATGGCCTATGAACTATGGGGCTTTCCCATCCTCCTGTTTTTAACTCTCAAGTGCTATTTTATGAGATTCTGGAAATCAGATTTAAGGCTCTGTACATGCTATAATAAGTACACTACCAACATAGCTACaaaccttagattttttttatgttatcttCCTTTCACAGGGTCTcaacttttttttcccaaggcagattttcattatgtagccctggtggctgtcctggaacttgctaggtagaccagTTAGCCTAgtactcagagatccatctgcctctgccctttAACAGGGTCTCAACTTTCTAGCAGGAAGATGGCCATGTACTTAAAATCCTCTTGCTCCTTGTcccccaaatgctaggatttcagatgtgtgccaccatacctgggcAGAACATGTACTTTTTTGGTTAAGTTTCTTTAagtttctgagtcagggtcttattatgtagtgctggctggcctgaaattcgcaatgtagattaggctagccttGGAAATGTAGTGAACTTCCTgctctgctgggattacaagtacatACCACTACGCCAGTTGCTTAGAGCCATGTACTTTGTGActccagagacacagacacatgtatacacacctaTGCACTGGAACCATCCTGCTAGGGTGTAAATAGTCCTCCTGCTTGGACCACATCCCAGACTGGTGACATCAGAatctctggaaaaaaattttttttcatttttcaagacagggtttctctgtatagccctggctgtcctggaactcattctgtagaccaggctggcNNNNNNNNNNNNNNNNNNNNNNNNNNNNNNNNNNNNNNNNNNNNNNNNNNNNNNNNNNaactcagaaatccacctgcctctgcctctgcctcccaagtgctgggattaaaggtgtgcgccaccaccacccggcaggaaGATATTTTTTAACAGCTCAAGGAATTCTACTCTGTTCCCAAACTGAGAATCATAGCTCTGTACTCTACTGAATGTTTTTTGTCCCTGTGGACTGAATCCTGTGCTCAGGGCTCTCCTTTTCCTATATCTACCTTTGTTCCACTTTGGGCTCCATTTTCCTGCAATCCAGttttctggtttctcctctctctgcttcctttaaCCACTATGAACCTGAGAAGTCCTAAAACCTCCTACCTTCACAGCAACAGTGATATTCCCTCACCCCAGGACATATTTAATACCACCCACCCATAAATCTGCTGTCCCAGTTGACTATGCTTTGGGTGCACAGCCCTGGCTGATGGGGCATTTGTCACCTTAGCAGGGAAGTCCTGTTGAGAGTACAAATGGTGAAACAAGGTAGAT is drawn from Mastomys coucha isolate ucsf_1 unplaced genomic scaffold, UCSF_Mcou_1 pScaffold4, whole genome shotgun sequence and contains these coding sequences:
- the Znf414 gene encoding zinc finger protein 414 isoform X1, which produces MGSQPDSSHVLHQEEPSRPSSDTLTTVESSSSEPDKEVVASPDAAATTTFSSMEEPGPNPTATPPVWDRGGPLQQVAYPASDSCQTGSTNTGVGTSEDLRLPRRRPPPGKQIPCSSPGCCLSFPSVRDLAQHLRTHCPPTQSLEGKLFRCSALSCTESFPSMQELVAHGKLHYKPNRYFKCENCLLRFRTHRSLFKHLHVCIDHGQNPAPPPPPALDKEPPLPERPPESDPSSSLGLPFPLLEPFTSAPAGPFLPYLNPAPFGLSPPRLRPFLAATAGPPASSPAIWKKSHGATSSPRRPQGGSDAPSGACR
- the Znf414 gene encoding zinc finger protein 414 isoform X2; its protein translation is MEEPSRPSSDTLTTVESSSSEPDKEVVASPDAAATTTFSSMEEPGPNPTATPPVWDRGGPLQQVAYPASDSCQTGSTNTGVGTSEDLRLPRRRPPPGKQIPCSSPGCCLSFPSVRDLAQHLRTHCPPTQSLEGKLFRCSALSCTESFPSMQELVAHGKLHYKPNRYFKCENCLLRFRTHRSLFKHLHVCIDHGQNPAPPPPPALDKEPPLPERPPESDPSSSLGLPFPLLEPFTSAPAGPFLPYLNPAPFGLSPPRLRPFLAATAGPPASSPAIWKKSHGATSSPRRPQGGSDAPSGACR